tcttttcaacatcATTCAGTATGTCTTGCAGTTTCTTAGAGTTCTGTGCCAAGAAAGTAAAGCTTTCTTTGAAGCTGCTGATGCCATACTTCCTACAGGTATTCTCCAGCCCATCAAACCACTGCAAAATCTTCTCAAGCTCAGCCTGAACAACCTTTTGTTCTTCCAGTTCTGCATGCAGGGCCTGCCCAGCGGCCACCTCAGCCCTgtactgctcctgcagctggtggaCCTCATCCTGAAGGACCTGGAACTGTTCTTTGCTGTAGGGATACTGCTCGTGGACCTTGTCCTCGGGCAGGAGTGTGTTCTTAGGGATGTTTAACACCAGCTGCAGAAGCATTTCTTCCATCGTACTGAAGAGTTTATCAAAGCGCTCCTTCATGAAGAGGAGGAATTTCTCCGTGCTTTTCCGGAGTTCGAAGGGGCTGATTTTGCAGCCGGGAAACTCGTTCAGCTTCTTCAGCATGACGCTCTCCACCAGCAGCATGGTTTCAAAGAGATAGTCCTGGAAGGCGATGTAGACACGCAGTATGCACGTCTGGGGAGTGAAGCCAAAGAACTGCGCCTCGTAGGCCATGGGATCGACCGACATGGCGGCGGCCGTACAGCGGTACGGCAGGGAGCGAGAAATGCCGGCGCCGGGGAGACGGGCCTCGCTGGCGGCGGGAAGGCCGCGCCCGCAGCTGAGGGGAAGGCGGTTCCCACAGGAGGCCCAGCGCAGCCCCTACCTTCCGCGCCGTTCGCCGAAAGACCAGGGCCGCTCCTCCCGCCCTACAgccgcgggccggggccggtgaCAGGGACCAGCGATCGGagccgccgcagccgccccgTTCAGTCACCACTTCCCGCTTCTTTCGAACCGCCTCAGGCAGACGACCTCTCCGCCAGCCAATTAGCGACGGCGAGGGGAAATGCGCCGCCCAATCACCAAGCGCTCCAACCCCCGGGGCGGGGAAAGCGCGGGAGCAAGCGGTCGCTCTCGCTGCTGGGCCAATGAGAGCGCAGCGCGGCCGCGACCGCTACCAGAGCCGATTGGCTGCGCCTGGAGATGGCGGCGGGGGCGGTGCCCGCAGGCGCAGACGCGTGGCGGAAGCGGAAGTGGCGCGAGGCGCTAAGATGGCGTACCAGACCTTCCGGCAGGAGTACCTGCAGGTGCCGCCCGTTACGCGGGCCTACACCACGGCCTGCGTCCTTACCACCGCCGCCGTGGTGAGTGCGGCCGCCTCGGCCCCTCTCCCTCCGGCCCGCGCTCCCGCGGCGCTCCCTGGGGCCCGGCCCGTGCGCGGGGACCGTTCTGTGGGGCCCCGGCAGCCGCCCGCCTCCTCCCAGGGCCGCGGGGGAGTGGGAGGCTGCGTGGAGGGCGTCTGGGAGGCGCGGTGAGGGTGGTCCGGGCCCGGCCGGCGGGCTGGGCGGAGCAGGGTGCTTGGGAGCCGTGGTAGGGGTTACTTCAGGCGCCACCCGTCCCAGGGCCGGGGCTCTGCCCCGCGGGGCCCTGGAAAGCAGCGCTGCCGCAGCCAGCCCGCCGCGGAGCCTGGCAAAGGCAAAGCGCAGATGCTAACAGCAGCGTGAGGGGGGTTCCTGGGGCTCAGTTTTGCCAGAACGCTGTCTGTGCTGACTGAGAGCTTCTCGGGCTCTTTTTGGTACAGAGTAAAGGGGTGTGTATGTTTTTTTCACGGTGTATTGATTCCATCaaatgttctgttctttttcagcAATTAGAACTAATCACACCCTTTCAGCTGTATTTCAACCCTGAATTAATATTTAAGCACTTTCAAGTAAGTGTTTTCCGGAGTATGGGAGGTTTTTAAGTACGCTGTTGAGTTTGTAAATGCTTGTCCTCTCAGTTTTAAGAGTTACAAATGACTATGACTTTTCATATTggagatgcatttttaaaaaacatgatgAAGCTAGAGTGAAGAGCACTGTATCTTAGAGTAGCCCTTAGATTCCCTGACTGTAAAGGAAACTTCAGTTACATTGttacttgcttttctgttcagacaataataaaaataagctgTCATGTTTAAACTCCTTGTGTTTGTCTTTCCAGGTATGGAGGTTAATCACAAACTACTTATTCTTTGGACCAGttggctttaattttttatttaacatgATCTTTTTGTATCCTTCAttaagtttgttttctttccctggaaagcagagctccagAGTACAAACATGTTGGTATACATGCATATAGACAAAGGTTCAGTTCTGCTCTACTGTGAAGTTCCTGGGAATTTAGCAATGCTGACTTTGCTGATGCCATGAATGGACATCAACAGGATCTCCTTCATAAGTTGTCAAGaattttaccattttattttttgtcatgttAAGACTTTGCTGTACAAGTCTGATCCTTCAGGTTGGTTGTGACATAAAGGAGAAAATCccaagtaacttttttttctcctgggttATCCTCTCCACTGAGTATCCAGAAAGAGCCAGttgatgaaataaaatgataaaaagctTGCATCTGAGCTGATGTATAATTGAATTCTTTTCTGCTTGGGATCTTTCTTTAACCTCATTTCCAATCAAATTTTCCTGACCTGCAACTTCAGATATCGTTACTGCCGAATGCTTGAAGAAGGCTCTTTTCGAGGTCGGACGGCAGATTTTGTATTTATGTTCCTTTTTGGAGGACTCCTAATGACCGTatcctttttttattccaaactGCATTAGTAAAGCTAAAGATAGGTGAATGAGAACTGAAACAGTGATGTTACTTTTATCTTAATTCCTAGGTgataatatattttgtttgtcCTGCAAGAAATAATGGTATTTGTTAAAGTAGTTTTGAATGCTTTGTGTGTGATGCTGTTAAACACTGGGGTGGTCTTTCAGTCAAGCCTGAATTATGGAAATTATATTATCAGATAAAAGGTGACTGCTCAGTGTGTAATTGTGCTCAGGTTGTCTGAGAGAAATGCTGATGCTCCAGTGATTTCATGCTAAATTATACTTTAAAGATACCATTCATGTTGTGGGTACCTTGAATCCTGCTATAGGTGTTGAATTTGATGGACAGTAGGCTTAACTTACTTGAACCTGGGAATGGAAAGTTAGCACTTGAATGGAAAATACTGGATTACAGGTTAAGCTGTGAAATTCTTTTGATGCTTGACCTCCCAACAATTACTAAGtgaactgttttctttaactACCCATCGCAGATTTTTGGCCTGTTTGTGAACTTGGTTTTCTTGGGTCAGGCATTCACGATAATGCTTGTGTATGTGTGGAGCCGCAGGAATCCCTATGTCCGTATGAATTTCTTCGGCCTTCTCATCTTTCAAGCCCCATTTCTACCCTGGGTATTGATGGGCTTTTCACTGCTTTTGGGGAACTCCATCATTGTGGATCTTCTGGGTAAGCAATTGCAAGAATCACAAGGACCTGTTCCTGCTAATGTTTTACATGAAACACAAAGTGTGGAAAAACCGAAAGGCTGAATGCCTTTTACTTAGTATTTATTCATCTAGTATATTTGTAGCAGGCTCTTCTGATCTGTAAACATCATAGCATATTCTGTGCTCTAAAAAGTTGGAAAGAGCTTCTGATGCTTTGGCTTTTTATTGCTTGGAATCAGACCAGGTACATAACCCGATTGTGGGCATTGGACTATTGAAGTAAAATAGCTTATCTTACTGGTTTTATCAATTGTGAATAAGCCGTAACATCagtatatttaataataatgacaaGCAATTTTCCTTGTATTAATGGCCTGTAGTGTAAGTTAAGCTTTTTGTCTGATGTTAGTGTGCTTCGTTGGTTTGTCTATCTATATCTCTTGTTGTATTCTTCTGTGAAAGAATTAATGTGTGGgttattttcttgaaaactaTGAAGCATTTCAAGTTGTAAAGGAGAAGTACTGAAAAATCACCATTTGTCTTTCCTTTATATACTAGGCATTGCTGTTgggcatatatattttttcttagagGATGTCTTTCCTAATCAGCCTGGTGGTGGAAGGCTTCTGAGAACACCATCTGTCCTGTAAGTATTGGGGTCTGGTTTGGAACAGATGTAGGAAATGTGCTTGTATGGAAAACTTCATAATTCAGTCACAGCACCTTCTGGTGAATTAGGCAGCTTGAAACAGAATTGTGGTGTGTCtgtacttacttttttttttgttgaactAATGTGTTGCAAACAAAGGAAGGAGGACCTTATGGATGTGTAAGTGGGAACTACTTCAGGAGAAGGGCAAAAGGGGTTTTTATAACTTTTGATTTCTTTGGTAATGCTTCTTAGTCTTTGCCGAGTTGCCTGTGGGTGGCACCAAAGATGCATGTCTGTTAAAGAGTCCTGTTGTGTATGAACAGTGTGGCTGAggtattaaatatatttaatatttttttcttctgtaaatcaTCCTCATTTCACAATTTTGGTAAAGATCTTCAGTGTTTATAGTATTGAGTGTACTGTCCCTACTTAGCTCTCTCTTGTGTAGAGGGCTGCAATAATCTGTAACGCTGTACAGCAGCCTGGGTGAGAGCAGCTTGCCTAAATGACAGGGCAGCTGAGACACACCGAAAGCTGGGCTCTATGAGACTCTTAGAATTGTCTAGAGCTGAACTAattctctttgtttttgtttgaatGGTCTGCAAAAGCCTGGATAATTAAAATGTCATATTCAGGCCCATGCTTAGTTTAACTGATGGGTCATAACCTGTTTGATTGGAGAAGTACACTGACACTGATAGTGTATTTTTGTTCGGTATAGGCTTCATCTTCAGGAAGTAATTGTACCAGGTGATGGGTGCAGCTGTGGCTATGCTATTCTAACTTGGCCTCAGCAGCTGAAGGCTGTTTCTGGTGAGGGTTACCTTCATGTAAATGGAACTCTAGACAAATTGAGTGTCCAATTACACATGTGTGGTAAGGGTGTATTTGAGATTTCCCATTTTCACAGGGTATATGCACCTAGGCGCATGCAGGAGGAGTCTTAAGGCTGTTCGAGCAATGTGTGCTGTCTCGGTAActcttttctttggaaaaagtGTCAGCCTGTCTTCAGGCTACCATTTAAATCCTTTTACGTGTCTGTTCAGAAAGCTGCTTATGATTCTTGTCTGGGTCTAGaactgtggatttttttccctagatgctttaattttctttgtgttagCTGTAATCCTGTAATACCcctggtattttcttttttgctgttctgacATGTCCAGTCACTCTGGGTGAGAGAAATAATCCCTTTAGCTATTCTAAGAACTGTCTGGTTAAGCACGCTGTACTTTCAAGATGTGTTGGATATAATGATTGCTTGTGTACAGCTtgtgattttttgtttcaaagaatGTACTACCGTTTTGTTTCTGGATAAACAAATCTGTGGGGAGAGTACCTCTAAAACTAGTTTTGAGAGTGGCAAAATAGCCTATGAGATTAAGCATGATTCTTGTAATAAATTGGAAAATCTGAGTCTCTGATGTTGTCTCAAATGCAGTCTCTTCTGTGGATTTTAAGTCTGCTTGTCACTGCCTGCATCCTGCCTGTGAGAGACTGAGATAATACTGCCTGTATTTGACTCGTCGTTTGTCTGCTTCTCAAGATGTGAACAGCTCTTCAGTATCACATACATGTTTTGCTCCCTTATCCTGTCCTGGGAGCGCAGCACATGCTAGCTGCATGAAATTCTGCCTTACGCTGGAGGTGGAATTTCAACTTTCAGCTGAATCTTGTCAGTCTGGGTTGATTTAGGCACATAATTCTAGACCTTCTTCCAGATGGCTCCTAATTGACTTGTGACTTGGGTGTAGAAACTTTGGCAGGCTGTTTCAGAGGGAGGTTGCCTTTACCTGTGCAGAATTTGAGCAGTCTTGGTCCTATTATGGAACACGTATTCTAAAggaccaaaaataaaaaaaaccttttgttttccaggaagGCAATATTTGATACACAGGAAGATGATCCTAATTACAATCCTTTGCCAGAAGAACGACCGGGAGGATTTGCATGGGGAGAAGGTCAGCGCCTTGGAGGCTAATCAGTGTTTGTGCCAACACCCAGTGACAACTGGGAGAAAGTGACCTGAATGAAGTTCCATACCGGGGACACTCTCATTCCCCGTCGCAGAAAGGACACTTTTCGACAGCTCTATGGTTTTGAATACAAGCACTTTATGAAATGGCAGTCTAGTCTAAGACACTTCCAGGCTACCAGTGTCTTTCCCAGTCAGGGAATATATATTGTGCTGGTAATGAAAATACTAATCCAGTGGAGCCAAAAACTTAAAACTGGAAACAATTTCCTGTCAACTTCAGTTAACAAGACTATGAGTACTTGTTTAAAATGatttctaaagcatttttttcaagttatttgATACAGGAAACTATATGGGAAACTTTACAGGGGACAAAACCAACTTTTGGGGAtttaactaatttttttattcatggAAAAAACAGCTGCAAGTTGGTTGCAAGTGTAAGTCCCTGTTTTGGTGGCAAAAGGTTTTTTAATCTGAGATGCTATTGACTCCAGTCATGTTTGAATTGTAAGCAATACAACACGCAGCACAGTGCAGGCTGTTCGGTTTGCCTTTTGGGTTTCTGGAATGTGCCTCTGTGTGAATACACTTGCAAGGCTGAGACTACGTTTTGATGGCTTTTCCCCCCCAAAGACCCTGTGTTCAGGTGTCCAGGTTTGTCTGActggtttgtttaaaaaagcagttttacaaAACTGACCTCCCACACATGCACACTTCTAACAGTTACTAGATGACTTGGAAGaagttacagaagaaaacttGGCTGGAGTCAGAACTGTTCAGATATTTCAGATGATGAGTTGAATAAAATGTCTcatgaatcttttttttttttttggttaatcCTTTGTATAATTCTGTAGTCTTGatgcagctgctgaaaaagcagaggTTGGAAAAAGCCAAGTCCCTGAAGAGACACCATTAATGCAGTCTTTTCCCACAAGTCTCTCTTCAGAACTGCTCAAGGTGTTAAATGAGTGATCTGTGTATGAAGTATGTTGCAGAAGGACTGAGTGTCCAACACGGGTCAGTGACAGTGGGTATTAAGCTTGAACTTATGTTGATTATAAATAGCGATATGAGAGGCCACATAAGGAATTCAGAACACAGCTGAGCTCATGTTCAGTCACTCCTGAGACGCTACAGACTGTACTGGGTAGCTCTTTATTGATTATCTCATGGATAAAAAGAGATACTGTTGAAACTGCATCTTCCTCCTAATTTGGGGAGGATAGGCTTACCCCTGACACACATGAGACTATTTTGTTTAGTCTCAGATTTTGCTGCTCTTGAACACTGGCTACAGgttttttaacttgtttgtAGTCCTGGAGATGAATGTGTTGGGATCTCATGGGGAAATGCCTTGTCCGCAAACAGTGTATTAGATTCTGCATTTTATCTGTTAAAGGTTGTAAAAACTGAAGGGAGacttccccccccaaaaaacccatgGACTTTAAATCTTACTCTCTAGGTGTACTAAAAATATTCTGGGTATTGTTGCTTCAGGGTGGTTTATGAGACAGGAATTGGATCAAACCCTTTTCTTTTAGTTCAGTGTTTAAGAGCCTCTTAGTAGTTTGCTGGTGGGACGTTAGTGGTGATGAAACCACCTGTAAATGCAGAGCAGACCAGGTGATGTGCCCCTTCCTGACTGTGGTAAGACAGCTTGTCTGTCCTCGCTCTCCCAGAGCTCCCTTCCACTCCAGCGGAGTATTTAAGATCGTGCTCTGTTCTGTAAAGAGTAGCACAGGTCTGGGAAGAACTCTGAAGAGGTGCTTGTACCGCGGGGCAAGAGTGACTGCTACTGCCAGATTGCTGTCTAACCCGGGCTTTATTTGTCCTTGAAACCGTTCTCGGGCAGCCTGTCCCGCGAAGTGTGTTTGAATACCACTGTCCCTTCTGGAGTGTGTCCTGTGTGCGGTGACAGTGTGTTGGGCCGGCAGGTGACGATGTCATAGCACGGGGCTGGAGCCTGCGGCTGTGAGGGGCTGGTCGGCGCGGGCCCGGGCTGGGGGTCGGTGCGGGGCCTGCCCGGTCctggctgcggctgggggtCGGTGCGGGGTCCGGCCGGCCCTGGCTGTGGGTGGGCCtgctgcccggcccggccggccctggctgggggtgggcgCGCTGCCTGGCCCGAGGAGGTCGgtgcgggcccggcccgggggggccggtgcggggcccggccggccctggctgggggtgggcgcgctgcccggcccggcggggtCGGtggggcccggcgcggcggcggcgctgacCCCGGGGGCGGGGCAGGCCAGGCCCGCATCTCCCATCGTGCCCCGCGGTGGCGCCGGCGCGGCAGCCGTGAGCAGGCCCCCGCGGCGCGGTGAGGCGATGCCGCAGGCcggcgggcagcccccggccaaGCGCCTGCGGGCGGCTCTCCCCCCGCGGCCCGCCATGCTGCCCGCGCCCCCGGCGCCGCGCCGCGTCCCGCCGCACGCCGACTCGCAGCGCCGCAGCCTGCCCATCTTCCAGGCGCGGGGGAAGCTGCTGAGCCAGCTCCGCGCCCTCGACAGCGCCATCCTCATCGGTGGGTGCGGGGATGGGGGCGGCCTTTCCtcggggggcggcccggccgcgcTCCTCGGGGCCTGACCACGGGGCTGCCCCCGGCGAGCCCGGCCGCTGCCCACGGGAGGGGGGAGGCGGGCCCGGTGTCGCTGTCCCCGGCGCGGGGCTGGCACCGGGCCCGGTGGCCCTGTCGGGGCCTGTCAGAGGTGCACAGGAGCGGTTTGGGTGTAAATCTGGAACGTGGTTAACTcggaaatgtttttattcttcagctTTGATGGGTTAAGGCAGCTGGGGACTTAATTTTTATGGAGAGGGCAAAAGTATATACAatcttctttccatttcatctGGATTTAGTCAACTTAAAGCCAAATGGCAAAACCCTACTCTCTGGGGGGTGCCTCACCAGCTACAATTTCAGGGGTATTCACTAATTTCATTATGCTTTCGTTGAGTCCAAGCTAACAAGCTTTTTCTCTGACTTTCAGGAGGTGAAGACATACAGCTTCCCACCTGGAAGTCTAAAAGCTCAGCATTTATTAGAATTGAATGAAAACCGCTATGTATTTCACTCCTGCAAGCAaacccttaaaaataaaaatcagtcgTAGTAACTGATAAATGCGACTGTACTTACCTCCTTTCCTCTGCATAATCCTGAGGTTGTCATTGCTGCTTGCTAAATGTACGCTACAATACACCACTTAAAATTTTGCAGCTGTAGGGTGAGCTAAAAAGCtcacttgtgatttttttcagcctgcGGCTGCAGTGCTTACAATCTGGCTTGCCAATTCTCTGCTTGGTGGCCATCCTGAATTTTTcatgcttcttcctcctcttgttAGTTCTCACTGCACTGACACAGTGGCCTCTGTGCTGTTGCTCTCTTGCAAGGATTGAGAGTACAGGGCTCTTGTTTCCCAGCGCCTCACGCTCTTTCATGTAGAGAAATTCTTGTAACAGGCCAATAGAAAGCTGAAGGGGATCTGATTTGAGTTACAAATGTGTTTTAAGCTGTAATAGAATGTGCAGGAAAATGACAGTGATGTTGATAACATTCTCTGCTCTTCCATGCATTTGTGCTTCAAGAGGGTTTCACTTGCAGTGCCTCTAAGCACTGTTCTTTGTGCCACGTTACGCTGTGCCTAGTAAGTTACGCTTTTTGTTGCCAGGGCTGTGGCCGGTGTTGATGGTAGCTGTCTGTGTGCCTTTGCTGGTTGTCATCTTTGGTGGAGGGGTCTACACAGGTTGTGTTGGAAATACACCTGGGGGGAAATGGGATAGTATTTATAGATGTGCCACCTGCAGTGTGGATGGAGAAGATGTTCACCTGAGCCCGAAGGGATGGTCTCTGATTTCAGGAAGGCACAGAGAAAGGCTTGCTGGCTTGTTGGAGCCCAGAGTGCTCCTCTAAGAAAGTCTCAAACTTTAATGTGCCGCTTGCTGTTGTGGCAAAATTTTTTTGCTTGAATTTGCTTACAGCTTTACTTTGAAACTTCCTAGTGCGTAGTGTGAATATACGGATAAAACTAAATCAGTGTCTATTCCTTGCTCTGCCTGATTATCTTTTTAATGTGTGCTGTGTTACACAACAAACACTTTGTATCTGGACAGACTGAGATATGTTTCTAAACCAGAATGTGGCTGGAGAGAACCTGGGTGAAAGGAGTTTTGTAGAGGAGAGGTCACGCAACTAGAGCGAGGCGTTGGGTTGTATCTCTGGCCTGCCACAGCTTCATGGCGTGACTTTGGGCAAGCTGTTGAACTTCTTCCTGTCTTCAGCCTCCCCATCCTAAAACATGGTTAAAAGTTAACATAAAAAACCGAGTTGGAACCTTTCATTTGAAGATGCTATAAGTGGGAAAAACTATTCCCTTGATGTTCCTTAGGAGAAACGGGCTCAGGGAAGACCACTCAGATCCCTCAGTACCTCTATGAAGTGGGAATTGGCCGCCAAGGCATCATTGCTGTGACCCAGCCTCGCAGAGTAGCAGCTATAGCCTTATCTACCAGAGTCTCAGATGAGAAGAAGACACAGCTGGGGAAACTGGTAGGTTGCTTTACAGTGTCTTTAGAAAGTTGGTTTAGTACCGCAGTGTCAATGAGGCTGTATCAGGGCCTAATGGGTAAGATAAAAAACAGCTGCAGGGGTAATAGGCACTCTTCATTTAATAATATGcctgaatggaaaaaaatggctgTGTACCTGCTTTTGTGgctcgggggtggggggtgtgtgtgtgtttaactCTGTTGTATTTTACTACTTGATTATTATCTGTGTTCctctatttgaaaaaaatagttgttaatgaataaaacaaaaaatatagaGATATTGCCCTCTCTTGTTGCTCCCAGTATCAAAAATCACTGTCAAGGAGAGCAAAGTGCTGGATCTGTGCAGATCTGTGAATCTGTGGGAGAAGAATGGAGGAGAAAGATTTTACCTAATGTAAAACCTTTGGTGAGCCTCGAGCAGTTTCTAgcaagggaggaaggaaagcaaacttGGAGCGTTCTAGTTGGGAAAAAGCCAGTTGGGGTACAGCGTTGAGAGCATCCTTTGGGTGGATTTTTAGATTTGCAAGAGTAACTGCTCACAGACTGCAAATACACTGTTACGCTTTCCAGAGCCTCCTCGGGGTTCTAGTTGGCTCTGTCTGAAGCACTGACCAGGGTGCTTTGTAGTCTTTCCTTGTGTTACAATGGTAATGAGAAATACAAGTAACTTTGTGCTTGTGCTTTCTGTAATGATGGCTGCCATAGGTTGGCTATACTGTACGCTTCGACGATCTTACATCTGATGAAACTAGAATCAAGTTTCTAACAGATGGAATGCTGCTTCGCGAAGCTATTGGGGACCCTATGCTGCGAAAGTACAGTGTTGTCATCCTAGATGAAGCCCATGAGAGGACGATCCATACCGATGTACTCTTTGGAGTGGTGAAAGCTGCACAGAAGAAACGAAAGGAATTGGGCAAACTGCCACTAAAAGTATGTGCATCCAGGACAGCAGCgaagggcagggatggggcttgGACTCTGAGTGCAATGGGTATCGCCTGGGCTTTTCCAAAGTGTTTGAGATTTCAGTCTTGACTGTTTTTCTGTTcctaaaaaatcctttttaatcTGAATAATTAAGGCTGGCCAATTTACAATGTGTGGGCCTGATATGACACATCTGAACAAGGTATCTGGTCACCTCtgtgttgccttttttcctAAGA
This genomic interval from Falco peregrinus isolate bFalPer1 chromosome 2, bFalPer1.pri, whole genome shotgun sequence contains the following:
- the MIS12 gene encoding protein MIS12 homolog; protein product: MSVDPMAYEAQFFGFTPQTCILRVYIAFQDYLFETMLLVESVMLKKLNEFPGCKISPFELRKSTEKFLLFMKERFDKLFSTMEEMLLQLVLNIPKNTLLPEDKVHEQYPYSKEQFQVLQDEVHQLQEQYRAEVAAGQALHAELEEQKVVQAELEKILQWFDGLENTCRKYGISSFKESFTFLAQNSKKLQDILNDVEKKSKKIKKV
- the DERL2 gene encoding derlin-2, whose protein sequence is MAYQTFRQEYLQVPPVTRAYTTACVLTTAAVQLELITPFQLYFNPELIFKHFQVWRLITNYLFFGPVGFNFLFNMIFLYRYCRMLEEGSFRGRTADFVFMFLFGGLLMTIFGLFVNLVFLGQAFTIMLVYVWSRRNPYVRMNFFGLLIFQAPFLPWVLMGFSLLLGNSIIVDLLGIAVGHIYFFLEDVFPNQPGGGRLLRTPSVLKAIFDTQEDDPNYNPLPEERPGGFAWGEGQRLGG